In a genomic window of Corvus hawaiiensis isolate bCorHaw1 chromosome Z, bCorHaw1.pri.cur, whole genome shotgun sequence:
- the ANKRD55 gene encoding ankyrin repeat domain-containing protein 55 isoform X5, producing the protein MTSLHWAAFHNRPQHTQTLLHKGADPTLVDKDFKTALHWAVQSGNRILCSIILDHWQGPSIINYDDENGKTCMHIAAAAGYSDIISELAKVPKCNLQPLDVDDRTPLHWAAAAGKADCVQTLLELGIDSSPRDINENTPLTYAIYCGHTACIKLLSQESSRSESVHQLPSQNSRLVKKEERFSMLNQIFSCKKKKDDQKPSQKERSRDQYPGEETSEVDDIITHFDCIMRKNFKDIPDECKTTPDFKRKSTDTKYLIAEKNQTASQGLPPISTQSLPPVTAGNSFLTASQSTMSSFSSSSSTHHFPHKSQKNRSEHNLLDHTSSCQSLLDDPWNTDSNQRLSYKVCTRTSSDKLMNGLNSDRSHRVPLCPPCLPSLPSSPSGKSFQQMSIGQHKPKNVIPVRSSLAPVSNHSAHKICNSSHSRVSTEWKRLPEPVAPIVPLGLRWPTLPSTFQLPSQDAKKFKTLQTDVVILPPAPISRSQKKGHSQSHILYSLLPDLSGEHLKPSCVLPAIPNQKKSNPAEELEKSLTKSDAEY; encoded by the exons AGCGGCAACAGGATTCTATGTTCCATCATTCTGGACCACTGGCAGGGACCATCAATAATAAATTATGATGATGAGAATGGCAAAACATGTATgcacattgctgctgctgctggctacAGTGATATCATCAGTGAGCTGGCTAAAGTCCCAAAGTGCAACCTGCAGCCCCTTGATGTGGATGACAG GACTCCTTTGCACTGGGCTGCAGCGGCAGGGAAAGCTGACTGTGTGCAGACACTGCTAGAACTGGGGATAGACAGCAGCCCTCGAGACATCAATGAAAACACTCCTCTGACGTACGCAATATACTGTGGGCACACAGCATGCATCAAGCTGCTGTCTCAGGAGAGCAG TAGATCTGAGTCAGTTCATCAGTTGCCCTCCCAGAACAGCAGActtgtaaagaaagaagaaagattcAGTATGCTGAACCAGATCTTCTCttgcaaaaagaagaaagatgacCAGAAACCCAGCCAGAAGGAGAGAAGCAGGGATCAatatcctggagaagagaccTCAGAAGTAGATGATATCATCACCCATTTTGATTGCATTATgagaaaaaatttcaaagaCATTCCAGATGAGTGTAAGACCACCCCtgactttaaaagaaagagCACAGACACTAAGTACCTCATAGCAGAAAAGAATCAAACAGCAAGTCAGGGACTCCCGCCCATCAGCACCCAGAGCCTCCCCCCAGTCACTGCAGGCAATTCTTTCCTAACTGCTTCCCAGAGCACAATGTCAagtttctcctccagctccagtACCCACCATTTTCCACACAAGTCTCAAAAGAATAGGAGTGAGCACAACTTGCTGGACCACACAAGCAGCTGCCAGTCTTTGCTGGATGATCCCTGGAACACAGACTCTAACCAAAGACTTTCTTACAAAGTCTGTACTAGGACTTCTTCAGACAAACTGATGAATGGCTTAAACTCTGATAGATCTCACCGTGTGCCTTTGtgccctccctgccttccctcacTTCCCAGTTCTCCatcag gtAAAAGTTTTCAACAAATGTCCATAGGccaacacaaaccaaaaaatgttATTCCTGTACGGAGCAGCCTAGCTCCCGTATCCAACCACAGTGCTCACAAAA TTTGTAATAGCAGCCACTCAAGAGTCTCTACCGAGTGGAAAAGGCTTCCTGAACCAGTAGCTCCTATTGTACCACTAGGTCTTCGGTGGCCGACTCTGCCCTCCACAT tTCAGCTACCATCTCAGGATGCTAAGAAGTTTAAGACCCTACAAACTGATGTAGTTATTCTCCCACCAGCTCCAATCTCCAGGTCTCAGAAAAAAGGACATTCTCAGAGTCATATTCTCTATTCTCTCTTGCCTGATCTATCAGGAGAGCATCTGAAACCAAGCTGTGTCCTACCTGCTATCCCAAACCAGAAGAAATCTAATCCTGCAGAAGAGCTTGAGAAATCACTCACCAAATCAGATGCTGAATATTAA